The Aspergillus nidulans FGSC A4 chromosome VIII genome contains the following window.
GCAGGTCCACACCGTCGATCCTGACGCGAGTGCagcgtcttcgtcttgcATCGACGATTGAGCTTTGAGCATCCACATTCCAGAAGCAATGGATCCCCTTCTAAGTCCTCCCAGACCCAGTCTCCAGCCGAGTCAAAGCGTTCCGAGCTGTGCCCGGCCCAAGTGGGGAGAAAGCTGATCGTCAGCGTTAGTCGCGGCTTCTGAGCCTCGACTTCCTAAGCAGCTCAGTCAAACAACACAATGGATGCTTGATTGGCCGAATCCTCGACAAGACTAACAAATAAGCCCTGATGATGTGCATCGAGAGCCCGGCAGCAGACAACCACACTATAATGATCCTGCTTACTCTATTCCAGCCATGATTGCCGGCCAAGAGTCTTAGTCCGTTCGAGCCTTGATTCGTCCATACCAGACAGTGGACACCGCCGAtcgctgaggaagaaggctgccgtACTTTTGCGTCTCTGCTGCGAGTTCTGAAGTACGCCGGGGAGGACTCGGGGACGGGGAGGGGCGAGAGCGACTCTCGCCCGGCGACTGCAGTCTCCCGCTTGTTGCACAATAAGCACCAGCCACTTGTGACCAAATCAGCGCCGAGGCCTCGAGAGTCGAGGATGTGGGCAAGGGACGGGCTCCTCAAGGAAGGTCGAGGATTAAGTTCAAGCCCGTCCTCCGTACTACTCAATCCATTTCTGATCGTCGACGCTTTTAGTCTCCGATCGTTCCTCAGCCCTGTGGACCACGATTCTAGATTGAGTGCCGTCCTAGCGTGccaacagaagaaaacaatcggtgaaagaagaaataatTCGGCGACTAGGATCTTACTGGCCGCGGCCGAGTCGACCGGTTAGAATCGAGATGTGCAGCCGGGTACTGGAAGCACCAGCCGTTTAGAGTAGCTGTCGAAGGAATCGACCTAGTCCTCCAATCTAGGCTAGCTGGACGGCCCTGGACCTGTCCTGCAGTTGGAACCAGGTTCGCACAGACCTGAATCAGCAAACGCCTTCTCCAACCGTGGAATGACAGGCAGTGGGAACCATGGATAATTGGGTTTATTGGACGGTGCCTAGTTTGTTTACTACTCGCGACTTGTTTGCGAAATAAGCTCCTCAAGATCCCTCCGTCGTCCACGTCCTCAGACTACCTCGACACATCTCTTCGAAATCTGGAGAGTCATGCAGCAGCTCTAGCGATTGATGGTCTCCAGTAGAATGCGTCATCCAGCACCTGGAGGTCGCATTGGCCATCAGCCGTTGCCAGCCTTTGCCGTATCAGTCGAGTAGAATGACGATCCCGTACTTGGAGAGGAATGAGGCAAAAACTCAACGTCGCATAGCTCTCGAGTCCACTTCGGTAGACTGAAGTTTCGGTAAATGAAGGTCAGAGCACGTCTTCTTTTGAGCGGCACCAAGCGCAGACCGATTGGCCGTGTTTATGCATATTCGACCACAGCACAGGAGGCAATATTGAATGGAGCCAGCCGTATCCCACTTTGGCTTGGGCTGGTTTGCCTCTGCATGGTGCTGCTGGTATTTGCCATCACGTTCCGACTGAGCAGTCTAGATGATTTGGCTGGTTCTGAACGGATCTTCGAACATCACCGGCGTTCCCCTATATCCAGGAACTAGCACTGGCTACGTTTCATCGAAACAAAAAACGCCCAACCCCACACTGTTCGTCAATCTTTGCCGATCACTTGAGGGCCCTGCAGGTTAACAATCGTGGAGCAGGGTCGGTCAATCCTGGTGACGATCCATCTCTATGGGGCGGCAATAATGATTGTGATTCAGATTAGTTCTCCAGGATCGTCATGGAAGCCTAAATGATACAGTACTATCTACTGGACCTAGTTCCAGGCGAGTCTTCTGATACCGAGCAAGCACTCTCTTACGTCGAAGCATTTTTTGCTGAGTTTCGCTTTCTGTCGGGCTCTGGATGGATGGCTCGGAAGTGTTCCAGGTCGTGCATTCCTCAGGGCGATAAAAATAAAGCGTAGTGGTcgggagatgaagaaatgcAGGTCCGGTATCAGCCATTGTGGCCGTCTGTTGGAGCATGGAGGCCCACCGCAGAAAGGCAGGAAAAAGGAATATTGGCGATAAATTAACCAGGAGAATTAAAATCAAGGCAACGCAAAATAGATTAAGATTCGAAATAATAATCGCACCCTCTCGCCCTCCAGGTTGGCAGACGTGAGGGATGCCACTTtctctctgctctgctctccATACAGTGACTCCCTTTTACCACTTTGGGCTTCAGTCGCAGTCTCTTGACCACCCAAGCCATCGATCTGCCTCAAGTGCCAGGGTATATTATCTTTGACCTCCCAACATCTCCATtaacatcatcatcatcatcatcatcatcgtcatcctcacACCTAAACCACAACCtgcatcatcatccagatccGCCTGAGACATCGGTCCATCCCCGTTGATTCACTTCCATCCCCTTGCTGGCCCTCATCTGATCATCTAGAACGACGTCCCTCTGCAACTGAGACACGAATTACTTTGCTGTCCAGTCAGCCCACtgcatcctcctccaacgcCTCCGATCTACGTGCGGGTTGAGACCCAGGATCCGGACATCGCGTTTAAGGGCGGGTCTATTGAACCCCTCGACCTCGTTCTTCCCTTCTGCGCAACCCTTCAACGCCTTTTATCCAGAGACACAGGCCTCTCCCGGGAAACAGCTAGTCCAGCCCTCTGTTCACAGTTGTCCAGACCAGGGCAGCTCTGGCGGTTACTCTAGGAACTCGATAGCCTACATTCCTGGCCTTGCTCGGGACCTGGACAGGAACGCGAACGCGCCCCTCCTTCAGCCTTTGCTCTTAGACTCTGGCTGGCACTTCTCCTTTGGGGAAAAGTAATGACTGCCCTCAGTGAGTACGACGATCTTCGAGTTCCTGTTTCTACCCGCCTCCATTTATTCCCTGCGCATTTGTTTATTTCATccgccgctcctcctccattccgGCTCCCCAaccttcattctctctcttcACCAACTCGCTCATTCACTCACTCAATCGTTTCCCTTACACCCACTCTGGTCTTCATTCTTttgctttgctcttcttctgcacaGTCTTTTACTGCTGTCGAGATTAGCCCTCTTTCATTCCTTCACTGGCCTCCACTGGCCTCCACCCCACCGGCCTTAGAAGCCATCCCGCTCATTGCTATCCCACATCTTCTGTCTCTCTATCTCATTCAATCATCGCAGCAGATTCTGCAAAGCTTAGGGAACGTAAACTGAACGGTGCTCTGGCAGGTGAACAAGTCACAGCACCCCTCCAAGAGCGTCGCAGCGCCCCGTCGCTCGAAGACATGCGAAATCAGTCCAGCCTGTCCGATCGTCTGACCGTTGAAGTTGATTGTTCGTCCCTGGGCTCCAACGAGTGCCCGTCTATGACCTCGAGCTTCTCGCCGCTCGAGTCTCCTACACCAACTCCAACAAGTATATATAGCCAGGGCTCCCTGGAATCACCCGGTTGGCACGGAGCAGGATCACTCCCCAACAACACGTACGAACGAACTCCTGGTTCTGCTTCGATGCGCAGTGCCTTTCGCCTAGCAGGTATGGCGTCCACGGAGAGTCTGGGACTTCCATACGGTAGCATGGAAGGGCAGGAACGAATGCCTATGCCCGACTTTCTCTCTGGATACGATGAGAATATTGAACAACTGTGGATGCCCTCAGAAGCACCCAAGTCTTATGATCATGTCGCTCAAGGACTCGCTTACCATCAAGGCATGCATCAGTACCCAACCATGGCGcgcaacaccaacaacaacTACCGTCACCAGGCAGCTGCTTACCTACCAGAGTCTACGACCAATCCTTGCCTATCACGGTCAATATTCCACCAACCCGAGCGAGTCCCGAGTTCGATGTCTTCGTCCATGTCAATGAATAACATGTTGCCATGGATGAATCTTGGGGACTCGATTGCGCCGCAAACTATTGCGCCATCACAAGTTGGCCCAGTTACTCCACCACCATCATATACAGACTTTCCGACCTCTCTTAGTGCATTCAAACAACATAGCCCCACTACCCCAATCAGGTCTTGCTCCCTTGGGACAGGGTCAGGGGCCGATACCCCGCTGAGCCGGCTTTCAGGGGGGCCGTGCGAATACATGGACGATTTCCAGCCCTCGCCAGTCTACCGCGACGGGTTTCAGAGGCCGCATCGCGTGGCTTCTAGGAAGATGCTCCGACGACAGACCTCTAAGCAAAACTTAATGCTAGAGAACCTACCACAGGTCATCAAGCAGGTGCAGTTCAAATGCAAAGAGCCTGGTTGCAACGGCCGGTTCAAGAGGCAAGAACACTTGAAGAGACACATGAAGAGCCACTCAAAAGAGAAGCCGCATGTATGTTGGGTACCAGGTTGTCACCGAGCCTTCTCACGGAGTGACAACCTCAACGCCCACTATACGAAGACCCATAGCAAACGGGGTGGTCGCAATCGATACGTCGC
Protein-coding sequences here:
- a CDS encoding uncharacterized protein (transcript_id=CADANIAT00001678), producing the protein MPLSLCSALHTVTPFYHFGLQSQSLDHPSHRSASSARVYYL
- the brlA gene encoding C2H2 type transcription factor BrlA (transcript_id=CADANIAT00001679) → MRNQSSLSDRLTVEVDCSSLGSNECPSMTSSFSPLESPTPTPTSIYSQGSLESPGWHGAGSLPNNTYERTPGSASMRSAFRLAGMASTESLGLPYGSMEGQERMPMPDFLSGYDENIEQLWMPSEAPKSYDHVAQGLAYHQGMHQYPTMARNTNNNYRHQAAAYLPESTTNPCLSRSIFHQPERVPSSMSSSMSMNNMLPWMNLGDSIAPQTIAPSQVGPVTPPPSYTDFPTSLSAFKQHSPTTPIRSCSLGTGSGADTPLSRLSGGPCEYMDDFQPSPVYRDGFQRPHRVASRKMLRRQTSKQNLMLENLPQVIKQVQFKCKEPGCNGRFKRQEHLKRHMKSHSKEKPHVCWVPGCHRAFSRSDNLNAHYTKTHSKRGGRNRYVATLDENSPDYDPEFRGQLTPDGRPIYGSKLDDPIPGAGDMSLDGWDE